A window of the Anoplopoma fimbria isolate UVic2021 breed Golden Eagle Sablefish chromosome 17, Afim_UVic_2022, whole genome shotgun sequence genome harbors these coding sequences:
- the LOC129105481 gene encoding SUZ domain-containing protein 1-like, which yields MEDEEVAESWEEAADSGEIERRLEAKLKINQEAKKSSLGSGCSPVQTAIVIQDDSLPAAPPPQIRILKRPSNNGTAGNLASSNRPSQQMKSLAQREAEYAEARRRILGSASSDETPPDNPSQDRPARMSVQQPSEQGRPNTDVIRQPTGPDGTSGFRLCR from the exons ATGGAGGATGAAGAGGTCGCAGAGAGCTGGGAGGAGGCGGCGGACAGCGGG GAAATAGAGAGAAGGCTTGAGgctaaactgaaaataaatcaggaGGCAAA GAAGTCCAGCTTGGGATCAGGTTGCTCACCTGTTCAAACTGCTATTGTTATCCAAGATGACTCTCTGCCTGCAGCACCCCCACCACAAATTCGAATTTTGAAACGTCCGTCAAATAATGGTACCGCAGGAAACCTTGCATCCTCGAATCGTCCCTCTCAGCAGATGAAGTCTTTGGCCCAGCGGGAGGCAGAGTACGCAGAAGCCAGAAGAAGGATCTTGGGTAGTGCGTCTTCAGATGAAACGCCTCCGGACAATCCTTCCCAGGACAG GCCAGCTCGTATGAGCGTGCAGCAACCATCGGAACAAGGTCGTCCAAACACTGATGTGATCCGCCAGCCAACTGGCCCAGATGGCACCTCAGGCTTCAGACTCTGCAGATAA
- the fbxo42 gene encoding F-box only protein 42, whose product MSRSHDNEDGCFVAMDTEDDGAEPAGITEEEEANMGSCRQEGNMDSGAKGRGRTMEELPEEVLEYILSFLSPYQEHKTAALVCKQWYRLIKGVAYQCYHGFLRAVQEGNIQWESRTYPYPGTPITQRFSHSACYYDSNQSMYVFGGCTQSSCNAAFNDLWRLDLNSKEWIRPLASGSYPSPKAGATLVMHKDLLVLFGGWTRPSPYPLHQPERFFDEIHTYSPSKNWWNCIVTTHGPPPMAGHSSSVIGNTMVVFGGSLGARQMSNEVWVLDLEQWSWSKPPISGPSPHPRGGQSQIVIDEQTLLILGGCGGPNALLKDAWLLHMDTPPWRWQQLQVENEDHGAPELWCHPACRVGQCVVVFSQAPSGRAPLSPSLNSRPSPISATPAPLGPEPPSLRSHSPVRSGAAGVVLGAVEEAPCVNGRWGTLRPRPSARGGAREGSPSSSQQPSPSQGPDSPPLPPLPPLLNGSSPSPRTSPAQAASPSSRPLPPASTDFGWESPPSAAHHPEVPSTNGLHTPPAGSPHTPPGAVSPAALRRGLEAVKNKSSSLPSSSSSPSLQTPGASPGGGGGGGVGAGPPGTPPSSSSSPPQAAGADGHAIPPIARRLGHHPPQSLNVGKPLYQSLNCKPMQMYVLDVSRAKSARVVSWRVYGNGTPAAVTGPPETSLHTVVQGRGELIIFGGLMDKKQNVKYYPKTNALYFVRAKR is encoded by the exons ATGTCCCGCTCCCATGATAATGAGGATGGATGCTTTGTTGCCATGGATACAGAGGACGATGGTGCAGAGCCTGCGGGGATaacggaggaagaggaggcaaaCATGGGGTCCTGCCGACAAGAAGGGAACATGGACAGTGGTGCCAAAGGAAGGGGGAGAACGATGGAGGAGTTGCCAGAGGAAGTTCTTGAATATATTCTGTCTTTCCTCTCACCTTACCAGGAGCACAAGACTGCTGCGCTTGTATGTAAGCAGTGGTATCGCCTCATTAAAG GCGTTGCTTATCAGTGCTACCACGGTTTCTTGAGAGCTGTCCAGGAAGGAAATATCCAATGGGAAAGTCGCACGTACCCATATCCAGGAACCCCGATCACTCAGCGCTTCTCACACA GTGCATGTTATTATGACTCAAACCAGTCCATGTATGTATTTGGGGGTTGCACTCAGAGTAGCTGCAATGCTGCCTTCAATGATCTGTGGAGACTTGACCTCAACAGCAAGGAGTGGATCCGCCCTTTAGCCTCAG GCTCTTATCCATCTCCGAAAGCTGGGGCGACTCTAGTGATGCACAAAGATCTGTTAGTGCTATTTGGAGGATGGACTCGGCCCAGCCCATATCCACTGCACCAACCAGAAAGGTTTTTTGATGAAATCCACACCTACTCTCCTTCAAAGAACTG GTGGAACTGTATAGTAACAACACATGGACCTCCACCTATGGCTGGCCACTCTTCCTCTGTGATTGGAAACACCATGGTGGTGTTTGGGGGATCACTAGGAGCCCGgcaaat GAGCAATGAAGTCTGGGTTCTGGATCTGGAACAGTGGTCCTGGTCCAAACCTCCCATATCTGGCCCATCACCCCACCCACGAGGAGGCCAATCACAA attgTGATTGACGAACAGACGTTGCTCATCTTGGGAGGCTGTGGAGGTCCTAATGca CTCCTTAAAGATGCCTGGCTCCTCCACATGGACACACCACCATGGAGgtggcagcagctgcaggtggAAAACGAGGACCATGGGGCCCCGGAGCTGTGGTGTCACCCAGCTTGTAGA GTGGGCCAGTGTGTGGTGGTTTTCTCCCAGGCTCCATCTGGCCGTGCACCGCTCAGCCCGAGTCTTAACTCCCGGCCCTCCCCAATAAGTGCCACACCTGCCCCTCTGGGCCCCGAACCGCCTTCCCTGCGCTCCCATTCTCCTGTTCGGAGCGGGGCTGCCGGTGTTGTCCTGGGAGCCGTCGAAGAGGCTCCGTGTGTTAATGGACGGTGGGGCACGCTGAGACCTCGGCCTTCAGCGAGAGGAGGTGCCAGAGAAGGCAGCCCATCCTCGTCCCAACAGCCGTCTCCTTCACAAGGCCCAGAcagccctcctcttcctccactgccCCCCTTATTAAATGGATCCTCCCCTTCACCGAGGACCAGCCCAGCCCAGGCTGCATCTCCCTCCTCTCGCCCCCTCCCACCTGCCTCCACAGACTTTGGCTGGGAGTCTCCCCCTTCTGCCGCTCACCACCCTGAGGTGCCCAGCACCAATGGCCTGCATACACCTCCTGCAGGCTCCCCACACACTCCCCCGGGAGCAGTGTCCCCCGCTGCCTTACGACGAGGTCTGGAggcagtgaaaaacaaatcttcCTCTTTACCATCTTCATCGTCATCGCCTTCCCTTCAGACGCCGGGGGCTTCTcctggaggaggtggtggtggaggtgtaGGAGCGGGTCCTCCTGGAACCCCTCCTTCATCGTCCTCCAGCCCTCCACAGGCTGCTGGAGCTGATGGACATGCTATCCCACCTATTGCACGGCGCCTTGGCCATCACCCACCCCAAAGCCTGAACGTAGGGAAACCTCTGTACCAGTCTCTCAACTGCAAGCCCATGCAGATGTACGTGTTGGATGTGTCCCGGGCCAAGTCTGCCAGGGTGGTGTCCTGGAGAGTTTATGGAAACGGGACTCCTGCTGCAGTCACAGGGCCTCCTGAGACCAGCCTTCACACAGTGGTACAGGGCAGAGGAGAGCTCATCATTTTTGGGGGCCTCATGGACAAGAAACAGAATGTGAAGTACTACCCTAAAACCAATGCCTTGTACTTTGTACGAGCTAAAAGGTAA